A genomic stretch from Theropithecus gelada isolate Dixy chromosome 2, Tgel_1.0, whole genome shotgun sequence includes:
- the BRPF1 gene encoding peregrin isoform X1, which produces MGVDFDVKTFCHNLRATKPPYECPVETCRKVYKSYSGIEYHLYHYDHDNPPPPQQTPLRKHKKKGRQSRPANKQSPSPSEVSQSPGREVMSYAQAQRMVEVDLHGRVHRISIFDNLDVVSEDEEAPEEAPENGSNKENTETPAATPKSGKHKNKEKRKDSNHHHHHNVSASTTPKLPEVVYRELEQDTPDAPPRPTSYYRYIEKSAEELDEEVEYDMDEEDYIWLDIMNERRKTEGVSPIPQEIFEYLMDRLEKESYFESHNKGDPNALVDEDAVCCICNDGECQNSNVILFCDMCNLAVHQECYGVPYIPEGQWLCRRCLQSPSRAVDCALCPNKGGAFKQTDDGRWAHVVCALWIPEVCFANTVFLEPIDSIEHIPPARWKLTCYICKQRGSGACIQCHKANCYTAFHVTCAQQAGLYMKMEPVRETGANGTSFSVRKTAYCDIHTPPGSARRLPALSHSEGEEDEDEEEDEGKGWSSEKVKKAKAKSRIKMKKARKILAEKRAAAPVVSVPCIPPHRLSKITNRLTIQRKSQFMQRLHSYWTLKRQSRNGVPLLRRLQTHLQSQRNCDQVGRDSEDKNWALKEQLKSWQRLRHDLERARLLVELIRKREKLKRETIKVQQIAMEMQLTPFLILLRKTLEQLQEKDTGNIFSEPVPLSEVTELDEVPDYLDHIKKPMDFFTMKQNLEAYRYLNFDDFEEDFNLIVSNCLKYNAKDTIFYRAAVRLREQGGAVLRQARRQAEKMGIDFETGMHIPHSLTGDEATHHTEDAAEEERLVLLENQKHLPVEEQLKLLLERLDEVNASKQSVGRSRRAKMIKKEMTALRRKLAHQRETARDGPERHGPSSRGSLTPHPAACDKDGQTDSAAEESSSQETSKGLGPNMSSTPAHEVGRRTSVLFSKKNPKTAGPPKRPGRPPKNRESQMTPSHGGSPVGPPQLPIMSSLRQRKRGRSPRPSSSSDSDSDKSTEDPPMDLPANGFSGGNQPVKKSFLVYRNDCSLPRSSSDSESSSSSSSSAASDRTSTTPSKQGRGKPSFSRGTFPEDSSEDTSGTENEAYSVGTGRGVGHSMVRKSLGRGAGWLSEDEDSPLDALDLVWAKCRGYPSYPALIIDPKMPREGMFHHGVPIPVPPLEVLKLGEQMTQEAREHLYLVLFFDNKRTWQWLPRTKLVPLGVNQDLDKEKMLEGRKSNIRKSVQIAYHRALQHRSKVQGEQSSETSDSD; this is translated from the exons ATGGGGGTGGACTTTGATGTGAAGACTTTCTGCCACAACTTGCGGGCGACTAAGCCACCGTACGAGTGCCCGGTGGAGACCTGCCGAAAGGTCTACAAGAGTTACAGTGGTATTGAGTACCACCTGTACCACTATGACCACGacaacccaccaccaccacaacagaCTCCACTCCGTAAGCACAAGAAGAAGGGGCGCCAGTCACGCCCAGCCAACAAGCAGTCACCCAGCCCCTCAGAGGTCTCACAGTCACCAGGCCGTGAGGTGATGAGCTATGCACAGGCCCAGCGCATGGTGGAGGTGGACTTGCATGGCCGCGTCCACCGCATCAGCATCTTTGACAACCTGGATGTGGTGTCAGAGGATGAGGAAGCCCCCGAGGAGGCCCCTGAGAATGGCAGCAACAAGGAGAACACTGAGACACCAGCTGCTACTCCCAAGTCAGGCAAACATAAGAACAAGGAGAAGCGCAAGGACtctaaccatcaccaccaccacaatgtTTCTGCGAGCACCACTCCCAAGCTGCCAGAGGTGGTCTATCGGGAGCTGGAACAAGACACCCCTGATGCCCCACCCCGGCCAACTTCCTATTACCG GTACATCGAGAAGTCTGCAGAGGAGCTGGACGAGGAAGTAGAGTATGACATGGACGAGGAGGACTACATCTGGCTGGATATCATGAATGAGCGTCGGAAGACAGAGGGTGTAAGTCCCATCCCACAGGAGATCTTTGAGTACCTAATGGACCGACTAGAGAAGGAGTCGTACTTTGAGAGTCATAATAAAGGCGACCCCAATGCGCTAGTGGATGAGGATGCTGTTTGCTGTATCTGCAATGATGGTGAGTGCCAGAACAGCAATGTCATCCTCTTCTGTGACATGTGCAACCTGGCCGTGCACCAGGAGTGTTACGGTGTCCCCTATATCCCTGAGGGCCAGTGGCTATGCCGCCGTTGCCTGCAGTCACCCTCTCGTGCTGTGGATTGTGCCCTGTGCCCCAACAAGGGTGGTGCCTTCAAGCAGACAGATGACGGTCGCTGGGCCCATGTGGTGTGTGCCTTGTGGATCCCTGAGGTCTGCTTCGCCAACACGGTCTTCCTAGAGCCTATTGACAGCATTGAGCACATCCCACCAGCTCGCTGGAAGCTCACCTGCTACATTTGCAAACAACGGGGCTCAGGGGCCTGCATCCAGTGCCACAAGGCCAACTGTTACACAGCTTTCCATGTGACATGCGCCCAGCAGGCTGGCCTTTACATGAAGATGGAGCCTGTGCGGGAGACAGGCGCCAACGGCACCTCTTTCAGTGTCCGCAAGACAGCCTACTGCGACATCCACACGCCTCCAGGTTCAGCACGCCGACTGCCTGCCCTGTCGCACAGCGAGGGTGAggaagatgaagatgaggaagaggatGAGGGTAAGGGCTGGAGCTCAGAGAAAGTCAAGAAGGCCAAGGCCAAGTCCCGGATCAAAATGAAGAAGGCACGGAAGATCCTGGCAGAGAAGCGGGCAGCAGCACCTGTGGTGTCAGTGCCCTGCATCCCACCACACAG gcttagtAAAATCACCAACCGCCTGACAATCCAAAGGAAGAGCCAGTTCATGCAGAGGCTGCACAGCTACTGGACACTGAAGCGGCAGTCACGGAATGGGGTCCCATTGCTACGTCGCCTGCAgacacacctgcagtctcagaGGAACTGTGACCAAGTCGGG AGAGATTCTGAGGATAAGAACTGGGCCCTTAAAGAACAGCTCAAGTCCTGGCAGCGGCTCCGGCATGACTTAGAGCGAGCTCGGCTGCTGGTGGAATTGATCCGCAAGCGGGAAAAACTCAAAAGGGAGACG ATCAAAGTTCAGCAGATTGCCATGGAGATGCAGCTGACCCCTTTCCTCATCCTCCTTCGCAAAACCTTGGAGCAGCTCCAAGAGAAGGACACAGGCAACATCTTCAGCGAGCCGGTCCCTCTGTCTGAGGTAACCGAATTGGACGAA GTACCTGACTACCTAGACCACATCAAAAAGCCCATGGACTTTTTCACCATGAAGCAGAACTTGGAGGCTTACCGCTACCTGAATTTTGATGATTTTGAGGAGGACTTCAACCTCATCGTCAGCAACTGCCTCAAGTATAACGCCAAGGACACCATCTTCTACCGGGCAGCAGTGCGGCTTCGTGAGCAGGGTGGTGCTGTGCTCCGCCAGGCCCGGCGCCAGGCAGAAAAAATGGGCATTGACTTTGAGACGGGCATGCATATCCCCCACAGCCTGACTGGAGATGAGGCCACACACCACACTGAAGATG CAGCTGAGGAAGAGCGGCTGGTCTTGCTGGAGAACCAGAAGCACCTGCCAGTGGAAGAGCAGCTGAAGCTGCTTCTGGAGCGGCTGGACGAAGTGAATGCCAGCAAGCAGAGTGTGGGCCGCTCACGGCGTGCAAAGATGATCAAGAAAGAGATGACGGCACTGCGGCGGAAGCTTGCCCACCAGCGAGAGACTGCACGTGATGGGCCTGAGCGGCACGGCCCTTCGAGccggggcagtctgacaccccacccGGCAGCCTGTGACAAGGATGGGCAGACAGATAGTGCCGCAGAGGAGAGCAGCAGCCAGGAGACAAGCAAAG GCCTGGGTCCCAACATGTCCTCAACCCCCGCACATGAGGTGGGCAGGAGAACCTCAGTTCTGTTCTCCAAAAAGAACCCGAAGACAGCTGGACCGCCCAAGAGGCCGGGCCGGCCCCCCAAAAACCGGGAGAGCCAGATGACCCCCAGCCACGGAGGCAGTCCTGTGGGGCCCCCCCAGCTCCCCATCATGAGCTCCCTGCGTCAGCGCAAGCGGGGTAGGAGCCCCCGGCCCAGTTCGAGTTCAGACAGCGACAGTGATAAGTCCACAGAAGACCCCCCAATGG ACTTACCAGCCAATGGCTTCAGCGGTGGAAACCAGCCAGTGAAGAAGAGTTTCTTGGTATACCGTAATGACTGCAGCCTTCCCCGGAGCAGCTCAGACTCTGAGTCCAGCAGCAGTAGCAGTAGCAGCGCTGCCTCAGACCGGACCAG CACAACACCCTCAAAACAAGGCCGGGGCAAACCTTCCTTCTCTCGGGGCACTTTCCCAGAGGACAGCAGTGAGGATACCTCAGGCACTGAGAATGAGGCCTACTCCGTGGGCACTGGCCGCGGCGTGGGCCACAGCA TGGTAAGGAAGAGTCTGGGCCGGGGAGCTGGCTGGCTGTCAGAGGATGAGGACTCCCCGCTGGATGCTCTGGACCTCGTGTGGGCCAAATGCCGAGGGTATCCATCATACCCAGCTCTG ATCATTGATCCAAAGATGCCCCGAGAAGGTATGTTCCACCATGGAGTTCCCATCCCTGTGCCCCCACTGGAGGTGCTGAAACTTGGGGAGCAGATGACCCAGGAAGCCCGAGAGCATCTCTACCTCGTCCTCTTCTTTGACAACAAACGAACCTG GCAGTGGCTGCCGAGGACCAAGCTGGTTCCTCTGGGTGTGAACCAGGACCTAGACAAGGAGAAGATGCTGGAGGGCCGCAAGTCCAACATCCGCAAGTCAGT